From Candidatus Dadabacteria bacterium, a single genomic window includes:
- the rplE gene encoding 50S ribosomal protein L5 produces MVPRIKTLYKSEVVPALIEKFSYGNTMQVPRLEKIVVNMGLGRLSEAGRQTKVIDEAVSELAGITGQRPVVTKARKSVAGSKLREGQPIGCMVTLRGERMYEFFDRLVNLALPRVRDFKGLSPRAFDGSGNYTLGIREHLVFPEIDYSKVQYNKGMNISLITTSKTDAEAMELLAGLGVPFANN; encoded by the coding sequence ATGGTTCCGAGAATAAAGACCCTATATAAGAGCGAGGTCGTACCCGCACTGATTGAAAAATTTTCCTACGGAAACACTATGCAGGTTCCAAGGCTTGAGAAAATAGTAGTGAACATGGGACTTGGAAGACTTAGTGAAGCCGGGAGACAGACAAAGGTAATAGACGAAGCCGTCTCGGAACTTGCGGGGATAACAGGACAAAGGCCGGTGGTTACCAAGGCCCGGAAGTCAGTTGCGGGTTCCAAGCTCAGGGAAGGCCAGCCGATAGGCTGCATGGTTACGCTCCGGGGAGAGAGAATGTATGAGTTTTTCGACCGTTTGGTGAATCTCGCCCTTCCAAGAGTCAGGGATTTCAAGGGACTGTCGCCGCGGGCTTTTGACGGTTCCGGCAACTATACTCTGGGAATAAGGGAGCACCTGGTTTTTCCTGAAATAGATTACAGCAAGGTTCAGTACAACAAGGGAATGAATATTAGTCTGATTACCACTTCAAAAACCGATGCCGAGGCCATGGAACTTCTTGCCGGTCTCGGAGTGCCGTTTGCGAATAATTAG
- a CDS encoding type Z 30S ribosomal protein S14 has product MARKALLEKSKRKPKFRVRAVNRCVLCGRPRGFMRKFGICRVCFRDLASKGHLPGVRKASF; this is encoded by the coding sequence ATGGCCAGAAAAGCATTACTTGAGAAATCGAAGAGGAAGCCGAAGTTTCGCGTGCGTGCGGTTAACCGTTGCGTACTCTGCGGGAGGCCGAGAGGTTTTATGAGAAAATTCGGCATCTGCAGGGTCTGTTTCAGGGATCTTGCCAGCAAGGGACATCTTCCGGGCGTGAGAAAAGCGAGTTTTTAA
- the rpsH gene encoding 30S ribosomal protein S8, which produces MTDPIADMLTRIRNAFMVGHNHVEIPGSVIKGEIARVLTEEGYVESYKITEEGVKKTISIKLKYGPDGKAAVDEIKRISKPSRRVYVGKDDIPRVRGGMGISILSTSSGIMTGVAARSKRIGGEILCTVI; this is translated from the coding sequence ATGACGGATCCGATTGCAGATATGTTAACCAGAATAAGGAACGCCTTTATGGTGGGTCACAACCATGTCGAGATTCCCGGTTCGGTTATAAAAGGCGAGATTGCCAGGGTTCTTACTGAGGAAGGCTACGTGGAGAGTTATAAAATTACTGAAGAAGGGGTAAAGAAAACCATAAGCATCAAGTTGAAGTACGGTCCTGACGGCAAGGCGGCAGTAGATGAGATAAAGAGGATAAGCAAGCCATCAAGAAGGGTTTACGTTGGCAAAGATGATATTCCGAGGGTCAGGGGCGGAATGGGAATTTCAATACTTTCTACTTCAAGCGGAATAATGACGGGGGTTGCTGCAAGGAGCAAAAGGATAGGCGGGGAGATTCTCTGCACGGTGATCTGA
- the rplX gene encoding 50S ribosomal protein L24, whose protein sequence is MSAGKRKFHIRAGDTVYVVAGKEKGKTGKVLRIDRNVEKAFVEKLNIIKRHNRPTQKNPAGGIIEKEAGIHVSNLMLYDSESSQPVKVGYRTGEDGKKIRYNRRTGKEI, encoded by the coding sequence ATGTCAGCTGGAAAGAGAAAGTTTCACATAAGGGCCGGGGATACGGTCTACGTGGTTGCGGGCAAGGAGAAAGGGAAGACCGGCAAGGTGCTGAGAATTGACAGAAACGTCGAAAAGGCCTTTGTGGAGAAGCTCAATATCATAAAGAGACACAACCGCCCGACGCAGAAAAACCCCGCTGGCGGAATCATCGAGAAAGAGGCCGGAATCCATGTCTCGAATCTGATGCTGTACGATTCCGAGAGCAGTCAGCCGGTAAAAGTTGGGTATAGAACCGGCGAGGACGGTAAAAAAATAAGGTACAACAGAAGGACTGGAAAGGAAATCTGA